One window from the genome of Carnobacteriaceae bacterium zg-84 encodes:
- the nagA gene encoding N-acetylglucosamine-6-phosphate deacetylase, which yields MATYIYAKQFFYEHDVKEKGYLEIRDNGTFGQYTTEKPNGTIIDYSNYSIAPGLVDTHIHGYLGHDVMDNDIEGIKMISNGLPSCGVTSYLPTTLTASADLLNDVCQTIGQHASHIKGAKIQGIFLEGPFFCEKYKGAQNPKYMSDPQKELLDKWQDSAQGWVKKIAIAPEREGSVDFIKHAKSKDIYVALAHTDATYQECLEATNAGANIFVHVYNGMRGLHHREPGVVGAALTIPTAFDELICDGHHVNPISAKIVMDCHGRDKTMLITDCMRAGGLGECQSTLGEFDVIVKDGTARLVDSGSLAGSILELITGVQNVVRWGIATPHEALKMASLVPAQSVGIDNVCGRLDEGYPADFIVLNDSLELQATYIDGKAYYTK from the coding sequence ATGGCAACATATATTTATGCAAAACAATTTTTCTATGAACATGACGTCAAAGAAAAAGGGTATTTAGAAATTCGTGATAATGGTACATTTGGTCAATATACAACAGAAAAACCAAATGGCACTATTATTGATTACAGTAATTATAGTATCGCTCCAGGACTTGTTGATACGCATATTCATGGGTATTTAGGCCACGATGTTATGGACAATGATATAGAAGGAATAAAAATGATTTCAAATGGTTTACCGTCTTGTGGTGTAACGTCGTATTTACCAACGACTTTAACAGCAAGTGCTGACCTTTTAAACGATGTGTGTCAAACCATTGGTCAACATGCAAGCCATATCAAAGGGGCAAAAATTCAAGGAATTTTCCTTGAAGGCCCATTTTTCTGTGAAAAATATAAAGGGGCACAAAATCCAAAATATATGAGTGATCCTCAAAAAGAATTATTAGATAAATGGCAAGACAGCGCACAAGGTTGGGTTAAAAAAATTGCTATCGCACCTGAACGTGAGGGATCTGTCGATTTCATCAAACACGCCAAATCAAAAGATATTTATGTCGCACTTGCGCATACTGATGCAACTTATCAAGAATGCCTTGAGGCAACGAATGCAGGTGCAAACATTTTCGTGCATGTTTATAATGGCATGCGTGGCTTACATCATCGTGAGCCTGGTGTTGTCGGTGCTGCTTTAACAATACCAACTGCTTTTGATGAACTAATTTGTGACGGACATCATGTCAACCCAATTTCTGCAAAAATCGTAATGGACTGTCACGGACGTGATAAAACAATGTTAATTACCGACTGTATGCGTGCGGGTGGACTTGGCGAGTGCCAATCAACACTAGGTGAATTTGATGTGATTGTGAAAGACGGTACCGCACGCCTAGTCGATAGTGGCAGTCTTGCTGGTAGCATTTTAGAGCTAATAACTGGTGTACAAAATGTTGTGCGTTGGGGTATTGCAACACCACATGAAGCGTTGAAAATGGCGAGTTTAGTCCCTGCTCAATCTGTCGGTATCGACAATGTTTGTGGACGATTAGACGAAGGATATCCAGCCGATTTTATCGTGTTAAACGATTCACTTGAGTTACAAGCAACATATATTGACGGTAAAGCTTACTATACAAAATAA
- the lacD gene encoding tagatose-bisphosphate aldolase, with protein MTKLVLTKEKYEHLKRLSNDQNIIAALAIDQRGSLKKMLAEGNPNPKGDEAIITFKECISEELTPYSSSILLDPEYGISASKKRDENCGLIVAYEKTGYDATEIGRLPDLLPNWSAKRIKELGADAVKVLLYYDIDESDDINDIKHAWVERVGSECVAENIPFFLEIVSYDATNDDVKSAAYAKVKPHKVNDAMKVFSEAPYNVDVLKVEVPVNMAFVEGFTKDGVEPVYTKEEAKAFFKEQADITHLPFIFLSAGVSAELFQDTLVFAKEAGSNFNGVLCGRATWKDSVPVFAKEGETSCRAWLAEHGKHNIDALNDVLVTSASSWEDKVTVL; from the coding sequence ATGACAAAATTAGTATTAACAAAAGAAAAATACGAGCATTTAAAACGTTTATCAAATGATCAAAACATTATTGCTGCTTTGGCGATTGACCAACGTGGATCATTGAAAAAAATGTTAGCTGAAGGAAATCCAAATCCTAAAGGTGATGAAGCTATTATCACATTTAAAGAATGCATTTCCGAAGAATTAACACCTTACTCTAGCTCTATTTTATTAGACCCTGAATATGGTATTTCTGCTTCTAAAAAACGCGATGAAAACTGCGGTTTGATTGTTGCATACGAAAAAACAGGTTATGATGCAACTGAAATTGGACGCTTGCCAGATTTATTACCAAACTGGTCTGCTAAACGTATTAAAGAATTAGGTGCCGATGCTGTCAAAGTACTTTTATACTATGATATTGATGAAAGTGATGACATCAACGATATTAAACACGCTTGGGTAGAACGTGTTGGTAGCGAATGTGTTGCTGAAAATATTCCATTCTTCTTAGAAATTGTTTCTTATGATGCGACAAATGACGATGTGAAAAGTGCAGCTTACGCAAAAGTAAAACCTCACAAAGTAAACGACGCTATGAAAGTCTTTTCTGAGGCACCCTATAATGTAGACGTATTAAAAGTTGAAGTACCCGTGAATATGGCTTTTGTTGAAGGCTTTACAAAAGACGGTGTTGAACCAGTTTATACAAAAGAAGAAGCAAAAGCATTCTTTAAAGAACAAGCAGATATAACACATTTACCATTTATCTTCTTAAGTGCCGGTGTTTCTGCGGAATTATTCCAAGACACATTAGTATTCGCAAAAGAAGCTGGTTCAAACTTTAATGGTGTTCTATGTGGCCGTGCAACATGGAAAGACAGTGTACCAGTATTTGCAAAAGAAGGCGAAACATCTTGTCGTGCATGGTTAGCTGAACATGGCAAACATAATATAGATGCATTAAATGACGTATTAGTAACAAGTGCATCTTCATGGGAAGATAAAGTAACCGTATTATAA
- a CDS encoding ISL3 family transposase, translating to MLVGIIHQHDFVYKSGQKKRNTCMIKSPQLNKEVFLMDYYTKKLLTLTDKSFIADEHWLEEKTINGIPHHFIKGTWTKPCHTCPHCHAKTLIKHGTYQTKTLLPKFRQIKTVLLLKRTRYRCKTCLKTCSSSCSLVDKHCCISKELKQLIALDLTKNISRKHICQDHFVSDVTVQRVLDKYTKQVKPSFHYLPKVLCIDEFKSVTSHLGKMSFICVDGLTHRIIDVLPSRQLDHLITYFKQFSKKARHSVRYLVMDMNANYGKLIQKVFPNAVIVTDRFHIIQHIHRNLNTLRIKEMNTFKKEEKAYKHLKKYWKLLLKDAFDVNDTDYHYHQSFKTYLTHAQILDRLLDYSPVLKQAYEFVQELRYAYRQRDFESFMEVIHHIDPSLPEWFRKKFDIFKTYQNGIYQAFTTPYSNGITEAINNHIKVIKRIAYGYRRFSYFRLRILIIQHHSQWQKKNVKKVVNG from the coding sequence GTGTTGGTGGGAATAATCCACCAACACGATTTTGTATATAAAAGTGGACAAAAAAAGAGAAATACCTGTATGATTAAATCACCACAATTAAACAAGGAGGTATTTCTCATGGATTATTATACAAAAAAATTATTGACATTAACAGATAAATCTTTCATAGCTGATGAACATTGGTTAGAAGAAAAAACAATAAATGGTATTCCACACCACTTTATTAAAGGTACTTGGACAAAGCCTTGCCACACCTGTCCACATTGTCATGCTAAAACACTCATCAAACATGGGACATATCAAACGAAAACATTATTACCAAAGTTTAGACAAATCAAAACTGTTTTACTTCTTAAAAGAACCCGTTATCGCTGTAAAACGTGTCTAAAAACCTGTTCTTCTTCGTGTTCTTTAGTCGATAAACATTGTTGTATTTCTAAAGAATTAAAACAACTTATTGCACTTGATTTAACGAAAAATATTTCAAGAAAACATATCTGCCAAGACCACTTTGTATCTGATGTGACCGTACAACGTGTCTTAGATAAATATACAAAACAAGTTAAACCGTCTTTTCATTATCTACCTAAGGTACTATGTATCGACGAATTTAAGTCTGTGACATCTCATTTAGGGAAGATGAGTTTTATCTGTGTAGACGGATTGACGCACCGTATTATTGATGTGTTACCTAGTCGCCAATTAGACCATTTAATCACTTATTTTAAACAATTTTCTAAAAAAGCAAGACATAGCGTTCGCTATCTTGTTATGGATATGAATGCCAATTATGGCAAACTTATTCAGAAGGTTTTTCCTAATGCCGTTATTGTCACAGATAGATTTCATATCATACAACATATACATCGGAATTTAAATACACTACGTATAAAAGAAATGAACACCTTTAAAAAAGAAGAAAAGGCTTATAAACACTTAAAGAAATACTGGAAATTATTATTAAAAGATGCCTTTGATGTAAATGATACAGACTATCACTATCACCAATCCTTTAAAACATATCTGACACACGCACAAATCCTGGATAGATTATTAGACTATAGTCCTGTTTTAAAACAAGCATATGAGTTTGTACAAGAGTTGAGATATGCTTATAGACAGCGAGATTTTGAGTCATTTATGGAGGTTATTCATCATATTGACCCGTCATTACCAGAGTGGTTTAGAAAGAAATTTGATATTTTTAAAACCTATCAGAATGGTATTTATCAAGCTTTTACCACACCTTATTCAAACGGTATCACAGAAGCTATCAACAATCATATTAAAGTCATCAAACGGATTGCCTATGGCTACAGACGTTTTTCTTATTTTAGATTGCGTATTTTAATCATACAACACCATTCTCAGTGGCAGAAAAAGAATGTGAAAAAGGTAGTGAATGGTTAA
- a CDS encoding InlB B-repeat-containing protein: protein MSQGVNGEFTFENVPDGEYVVAIAGQTMTTKQRHDIVPLPKIFDGAEFQINDVSQKIVIQNGVVSVPGLVDVNNEPETEIIFGVVRHAYSVTLTSKYGKFIFGTQNGNQDFGTEADVNGTPLQVFTAYQGGLRTFEQNNNIFASNAGVLDGDRINNITDKLPEPTLSDEEKAMGITFVGWLAEPAYATPSSYDNSDLRTMAERYPTLAGSLLSPSDAISFVALDDITLRAVFNIPHHSVTFATNSDKGQINDKDNNKASYVEKQFEGNNKKIAELPTVQAKPGYKFLGWYADLTENVIPETELKEMVVNQNLKFYAKYEKADPEVSNIPVINPISEGDTKVTGIGINGSKIKVTFPDGTSKETTVNNNEWSIDFTRPFKYGEQINANQTEVQEGVEKLVSPIVSQTVVNPKKSENPIVLAVKEKAAAVTGKGIAGSTIIVTFKDGSKVATTVAENGTWSVEVPETAALKKGDNVSVVQIEKDKLPSSAVDATAVLDEKADALKPKTSFVEEGTNAELSPTVEGLVSKKDIPNYKYVTTEFKFENEIHAIHIYKKVDEKPEESEKPNPTTSTTTTHTISRVPSIPTVSTPVRPSVSTSKSMHNTQSTAKKETSAVATLPKTGTQDSTLFIVIGLLLTVVGIVVYKKNNA from the coding sequence GTGTCACAAGGTGTAAATGGTGAATTTACATTTGAAAATGTGCCAGACGGAGAATATGTTGTGGCTATCGCTGGACAAACAATGACAACAAAACAACGTCACGATATTGTACCATTGCCAAAAATCTTTGACGGAGCTGAGTTCCAAATAAATGATGTGTCTCAAAAAATCGTGATACAAAATGGTGTTGTAAGTGTCCCTGGTTTAGTAGATGTTAATAATGAGCCTGAAACAGAAATTATCTTTGGTGTTGTTCGACATGCTTATAGTGTAACGTTAACATCAAAATACGGGAAATTTATTTTTGGTACACAAAATGGTAACCAAGATTTCGGTACTGAAGCAGACGTAAACGGTACACCTTTACAAGTCTTTACTGCTTACCAAGGTGGATTAAGAACATTTGAACAAAACAATAATATTTTTGCATCAAACGCCGGTGTACTAGACGGTGATAGAATCAACAACATTACAGACAAATTACCTGAACCTACTTTGAGTGATGAAGAAAAAGCAATGGGTATCACATTTGTTGGATGGCTTGCTGAACCGGCTTATGCAACGCCAAGTTCTTACGACAACAGTGATCTACGTACAATGGCTGAACGTTACCCTACTTTAGCAGGTAGTTTATTATCTCCAAGTGACGCAATTTCTTTTGTTGCATTAGACGATATTACATTACGTGCGGTATTTAATATCCCTCATCACAGTGTTACATTCGCAACAAACAGTGATAAAGGTCAAATCAATGATAAAGATAATAACAAAGCATCTTACGTTGAAAAACAATTTGAAGGTAACAACAAAAAAATTGCTGAATTACCAACTGTTCAAGCAAAACCTGGATATAAATTCTTAGGTTGGTATGCTGATTTAACAGAAAATGTTATTCCAGAAACTGAACTAAAAGAAATGGTTGTTAACCAAAACTTAAAATTCTATGCTAAATACGAAAAAGCAGACCCAGAAGTATCAAATATTCCTGTTATCAACCCTATTTCAGAAGGCGACACTAAAGTAACTGGTATTGGTATCAACGGTTCAAAAATAAAAGTAACATTCCCCGACGGAACATCAAAAGAAACAACCGTAAACAATAATGAATGGTCTATTGATTTTACAAGACCATTTAAATATGGCGAACAAATCAATGCCAATCAAACAGAAGTTCAAGAAGGCGTAGAGAAATTAGTTAGCCCAATCGTTAGTCAAACCGTTGTTAACCCTAAAAAATCTGAAAATCCAATCGTATTAGCTGTCAAAGAAAAAGCTGCTGCTGTTACAGGTAAAGGAATTGCTGGCTCAACAATCATCGTAACATTTAAAGACGGTTCAAAAGTAGCAACAACAGTTGCTGAAAATGGCACATGGTCTGTTGAAGTCCCTGAAACAGCTGCTTTAAAAAAAGGTGATAACGTATCAGTCGTTCAAATTGAAAAAGATAAATTACCAAGTAGTGCGGTAGATGCAACAGCTGTTCTAGATGAAAAAGCAGATGCTCTAAAACCTAAAACAAGCTTTGTTGAAGAAGGTACAAACGCAGAATTATCTCCAACAGTTGAAGGCTTAGTTAGCAAAAAAGATATTCCTAATTATAAATATGTAACAACTGAATTCAAGTTTGAAAACGAAATTCATGCAATCCATATTTATAAAAAAGTTGACGAAAAACCAGAAGAATCTGAAAAACCTAACCCAACAACAAGTACTACAACTACACATACAATATCTAGAGTACCATCTATACCAACAGTTTCTACACCAGTAAGACCAAGTGTATCAACATCTAAATCAATGCACAATACACAAAGTACAGCTAAAAAAGAAACATCAGCAGTGGCTACATTACCAAAAACTGGTACACAAGATAGCACATTATTCATCGTTATCGGTTTATTATTAACCGTTGTAGGTATCGTTGTTTACAAAAAAAATAATGCATAA
- a CDS encoding CopY/TcrY family copper transport repressor, translated as MSEAEWEIMRVIWANEHVTAQVVFDILAKNKDWQLSTIKTLLGRLVKKGYVSVQKQGKCFLYEASVLEQEIALEKMNAVLEHVCPTKQGQLILDMMKTVPLTQNIIEEIIHLLQYKKDTAPETIMCTCLKGQCHCCKSH; from the coding sequence ATGAGTGAAGCAGAATGGGAAATCATGCGTGTTATTTGGGCAAATGAGCATGTCACTGCGCAAGTTGTTTTTGATATTTTAGCGAAAAATAAAGATTGGCAATTATCCACGATTAAAACATTACTCGGTAGATTAGTAAAAAAAGGATACGTTTCTGTGCAAAAACAAGGAAAGTGTTTTTTATACGAAGCGAGCGTTTTAGAACAAGAGATTGCTCTTGAAAAAATGAATGCTGTTTTAGAACACGTATGTCCCACAAAACAAGGGCAACTTATTTTAGATATGATGAAAACAGTCCCGCTAACGCAAAATATTATTGAAGAGATAATACATCTTTTACAATATAAAAAAGATACAGCTCCCGAAACGATAATGTGTACGTGTTTAAAAGGGCAATGCCATTGTTGTAAAAGCCACTAA
- a CDS encoding copper-translocating P-type ATPase, which produces MEKVYQVKGMGCAACASKIEKVVNKINYVTQANVNLANEKLYVTYTDKQAIQDVEQAVSQLGYDLFSEEETVDNSDDEDAKKKIVFSGILSLAILYISMGHMIGLPMLFESSLINAIVTLVLSILIVWWGKHYYIVGFKNIWRKQPNMDSLVALGTSAAFLQGIIAIFLMAFQKEDVHVYIEAGAIVLTLVSLGKYFEKRAKKQTTSAIAKLGELAPKEARLLEHGNERIVPVEHVRVGDIILSKAGEKIALDGVVIDGYAKVDESMITGESMPVTKQKGDKVVGASLNTNGALTYEVTHIGSETTLAMIMKWVEQAQGTKLPIAQLVDKVSSVFVPVVMFLALATLIGWLLVGESIFFAFDMMIAVLVIACPCALGLATPTAIMVAIGQSARQGILIKNGEALQHASQINTVILDKTGTITNGKPSVSDVDTSISEEDLFVYAASLEQLSTHPLAHAIVEKAKEKQLNVLPCQTYTIHDGKGISGIVNGKEVMIGNSEFIKEHTQYEMFIEKAHLLSSQGKTPLFVSIDACVVGIIGVADTIKSSSLDAIQMLQHQGIEVVMATGDNDITARAIAKEVGIVDVYSGVLPIDKADIVKTYQEKGKMVAMVGDGINDAVALTQADVGVAIGSGTDIAIEAADIVLMQHHLQDVVQLIDISKRTMKIIKENLFWAFAYNIAMIPIAMGLFHSFGVMLNPMLAGLAMSLSSVSVVLNALRLNRKRGRIS; this is translated from the coding sequence ATGGAAAAAGTATATCAAGTAAAAGGAATGGGCTGTGCAGCATGTGCCAGTAAAATTGAGAAGGTCGTTAATAAAATTAACTATGTCACTCAAGCGAATGTAAATTTAGCCAATGAAAAATTGTATGTGACATATACTGATAAACAAGCAATACAAGATGTTGAGCAAGCTGTTTCTCAATTAGGATACGATTTATTTAGTGAAGAAGAGACAGTTGATAATAGCGATGACGAAGATGCCAAGAAAAAGATTGTTTTTTCGGGAATTCTATCACTTGCTATTTTATATATTTCTATGGGTCACATGATTGGCTTACCAATGCTTTTTGAAAGTTCACTCATCAATGCGATTGTCACACTTGTGTTGTCAATCCTTATTGTTTGGTGGGGAAAGCATTACTATATAGTAGGTTTTAAAAATATATGGAGAAAGCAGCCAAATATGGATTCTCTTGTCGCATTAGGGACAAGTGCAGCTTTTTTACAAGGAATAATTGCTATTTTTTTAATGGCATTTCAAAAAGAAGATGTACATGTTTATATTGAAGCAGGAGCTATTGTTTTAACGCTTGTTTCATTAGGAAAATATTTTGAAAAAAGAGCTAAAAAACAAACGACGAGTGCGATTGCAAAACTTGGTGAGCTAGCACCAAAAGAAGCAAGATTATTAGAGCATGGTAATGAACGTATTGTTCCTGTTGAACATGTTCGTGTAGGGGACATTATTTTATCGAAAGCCGGCGAGAAAATAGCATTAGACGGTGTTGTGATTGACGGGTATGCAAAAGTAGATGAGTCGATGATTACCGGAGAAAGTATGCCTGTTACGAAACAAAAAGGAGATAAAGTCGTTGGTGCGAGTTTGAATACAAATGGAGCATTAACGTATGAAGTGACTCATATTGGTTCAGAAACAACTTTAGCCATGATTATGAAATGGGTTGAACAAGCACAAGGTACTAAATTGCCTATTGCACAACTTGTCGATAAAGTATCCAGTGTTTTTGTGCCAGTTGTCATGTTTTTAGCTTTAGCTACATTGATTGGTTGGTTACTCGTTGGAGAGAGTATATTTTTTGCTTTTGATATGATGATTGCTGTGCTTGTCATTGCCTGTCCATGTGCACTAGGTTTAGCAACACCAACAGCTATTATGGTTGCTATTGGACAAAGTGCTAGACAAGGTATACTTATCAAAAATGGTGAAGCATTACAGCATGCCAGTCAAATTAATACCGTGATTTTAGATAAAACAGGAACGATTACTAATGGAAAACCAAGTGTTTCAGATGTAGATACGTCTATTTCTGAGGAGGATTTATTTGTTTATGCAGCTAGCTTAGAACAGTTGTCCACACATCCATTAGCACATGCTATTGTAGAAAAAGCAAAAGAAAAACAACTAAACGTGTTACCGTGTCAAACGTATACGATTCATGATGGAAAAGGTATATCTGGTATCGTTAACGGAAAAGAAGTTATGATTGGAAATAGCGAATTTATTAAAGAGCATACACAGTATGAGATGTTTATTGAAAAAGCGCATCTTTTATCTAGTCAAGGGAAAACACCGCTTTTTGTGAGTATAGATGCTTGTGTCGTTGGAATAATAGGTGTTGCCGATACGATTAAATCAAGTAGTTTAGACGCTATTCAAATGCTACAACATCAAGGTATTGAGGTTGTCATGGCAACAGGAGATAACGATATAACGGCACGTGCGATTGCTAAAGAAGTAGGTATTGTGGATGTTTATAGTGGCGTGTTACCTATTGATAAAGCGGATATTGTGAAAACCTATCAAGAAAAAGGAAAAATGGTGGCAATGGTTGGGGACGGTATTAACGATGCTGTTGCATTAACGCAAGCAGATGTTGGTGTGGCGATTGGAAGTGGAACAGATATTGCTATTGAAGCGGCGGATATCGTCCTAATGCAACATCATTTACAAGATGTTGTACAACTTATTGATATTAGTAAACGGACAATGAAGATTATTAAAGAAAATCTATTTTGGGCATTCGCATATAATATTGCGATGATACCCATTGCGATGGGCTTATTCCATTCCTTTGGTGTGATGTTAAATCCAATGTTGGCAGGGTTAGCCATGAGTCTAAGTTCCGTATCGGTTGTACTTAACGCTTTAAGATTAAATAGAAAAAGAGGGCGTATATCATGA
- a CDS encoding MarR family transcriptional regulator — translation MEHLYETNSSLHTHIVMMKAWRTVESNLGKIVKSNGLTMTQFGVLDVLYAKGPLRICELIQSMLATSGNMTVVLKNMEKQGLIYKETSATDKRATIIGMTEKGKQLFQEILPQHHQEIEEVYRLLSKEQKALLISLLKTFKQVHTEEKQCQENQF, via the coding sequence ATGGAGCATTTATATGAAACCAATTCATCACTTCATACACATATTGTAATGATGAAAGCATGGCGAACAGTTGAAAGTAATCTAGGTAAAATTGTTAAATCGAATGGCTTAACCATGACACAGTTTGGTGTGCTAGATGTCCTATATGCAAAGGGACCATTACGTATTTGCGAGCTTATTCAAAGTATGCTTGCCACATCTGGAAATATGACTGTTGTGTTAAAAAATATGGAAAAACAAGGTTTGATTTATAAAGAGACTTCAGCAACAGATAAGCGAGCAACTATTATTGGTATGACAGAAAAAGGCAAACAACTCTTTCAAGAAATTTTGCCACAACATCACCAAGAAATAGAAGAAGTTTATCGTCTTTTATCCAAAGAACAGAAAGCATTATTGATTAGTTTACTAAAAACATTTAAACAGGTACACACGGAGGAAAAACAATGTCAAGAAAATCAATTTTAA
- a CDS encoding GntR family transcriptional regulator, which yields MTDKKNISLHSTLSAKLIDYIQHKGYVHQQMPSERDICQTYQVSRTTVRRALQELEVLGYIYKQHGKGTYISDHWKTKQDVFEGFSFTEYMTSIGKTPKSIVTDFNIEHPNSFIAHQLGLSETDFVFCFSRIRLADDIPMLFETTYLPHALFSTLTLKDIEQIPLYQLLETNFHQSILYADETCQAGYLTEQEAKLLHKEVKENCLRLTRQTVNKQFQLLEYTTSVTHNDLFVYRVRHYKRG from the coding sequence ATGACAGATAAAAAAAACATCTCCTTACATTCCACATTGAGTGCAAAACTCATTGATTATATTCAACACAAAGGCTACGTTCATCAACAAATGCCCTCTGAAAGAGATATTTGCCAAACCTATCAAGTTAGTCGCACTACCGTAAGACGTGCGTTACAGGAGCTTGAAGTATTAGGGTATATTTATAAACAACATGGTAAGGGTACTTACATATCAGATCATTGGAAAACAAAACAAGATGTTTTTGAAGGATTTAGCTTTACAGAATATATGACGTCTATTGGGAAAACACCAAAAAGCATTGTTACAGATTTTAACATTGAACATCCCAATAGTTTCATTGCACATCAACTGGGATTAAGTGAAACAGATTTTGTTTTTTGCTTTAGTCGTATTCGCTTAGCAGACGATATTCCGATGCTTTTTGAAACGACATATTTGCCCCATGCTCTTTTTTCTACATTAACCTTAAAAGACATTGAGCAAATCCCATTATATCAACTACTTGAAACAAATTTTCATCAATCTATTTTATATGCAGATGAAACATGCCAAGCAGGCTACTTAACAGAGCAAGAAGCGAAACTTTTACATAAAGAAGTGAAAGAGAATTGTTTACGTTTAACACGGCAAACCGTTAACAAGCAGTTTCAATTACTCGAATATACAACGAGTGTGACACATAATGACTTATTCGTCTATCGTGTTCGCCATTATAAAAGGGGCTAA
- a CDS encoding SIS domain-containing protein translates to MFQYTKEHLEQLSAEITTREIKQQPELWQEAFDYFTTHKERIQTFFNQLPNTHIRVIFTGAGTSQYVGDTVLPHIKRYGDDKHFDFQSVGTTNIVSNPHDYFKKDVTTILVSFARSGNSPESVATVQLGQQIVEDFYQITITCAPDGKLAQYAQGDDKNLLLMMPERSNDAGFAMTGSFTCMALTALLIFDHASDADKEKYVKAICDMGQSVIEREQDIQELVNTHFNRVIYLGSGALAGLAREVQLKILELTAGRIATAFDSSLGFRHGPKSFVNEDSLAFVFVSNDDYTRQYDFDILRELQGDKIARLVGSINVGKEENFDGVQFTFDEAYRFIPDGYLALPYAMFGQTLSLLTSVKVGNKPDTPSPTGTVNRVVKGVIIHPLEK, encoded by the coding sequence ATGTTTCAATATACAAAGGAACACCTTGAACAATTAAGTGCTGAAATCACAACACGTGAAATTAAGCAACAACCTGAATTATGGCAGGAGGCGTTTGATTACTTTACAACACATAAAGAACGTATCCAAACATTCTTCAATCAATTACCAAATACACATATCCGTGTCATCTTTACAGGTGCAGGAACATCTCAATATGTTGGAGATACTGTTTTGCCACATATTAAACGTTACGGAGATGACAAACACTTCGACTTCCAATCTGTTGGGACAACAAATATTGTATCTAATCCACACGACTACTTTAAAAAAGATGTTACAACAATTTTAGTATCCTTTGCTAGAAGTGGTAATTCACCTGAAAGTGTCGCAACTGTTCAACTTGGTCAACAAATCGTTGAAGATTTTTACCAAATCACAATCACATGTGCACCAGACGGCAAATTAGCACAATATGCACAAGGCGATGACAAAAACTTATTATTGATGATGCCTGAACGTTCAAATGATGCCGGTTTCGCCATGACAGGAAGTTTTACATGTATGGCATTAACCGCTCTACTCATCTTTGATCATGCATCAGATGCAGATAAAGAAAAATATGTAAAAGCGATTTGTGACATGGGTCAATCCGTTATTGAACGTGAACAAGACATTCAAGAACTTGTCAACACACATTTCAACCGCGTGATTTACTTAGGTTCAGGTGCTCTGGCAGGATTGGCACGTGAAGTACAATTAAAAATTTTAGAATTAACAGCCGGTCGTATCGCTACTGCATTTGATTCATCATTAGGGTTCCGTCACGGTCCAAAATCATTTGTCAATGAAGATTCTCTTGCTTTTGTTTTTGTATCGAACGACGACTACACACGCCAATATGATTTTGACATATTAAGAGAATTACAAGGCGATAAAATTGCTCGTTTAGTTGGTAGTATTAATGTTGGAAAAGAAGAAAACTTCGACGGCGTTCAATTCACCTTTGACGAAGCATATCGTTTCATTCCAGACGGCTACCTAGCATTACCTTACGCTATGTTTGGACAAACATTATCATTATTAACATCTGTTAAAGTAGGGAATAAACCAGATACACCTTCTCCAACTGGAACAGTTAACCGTGTTGTAAAAGGTGTTATCATTCATCCGTTAGAAAAATAG